From Salvia splendens isolate huo1 chromosome 16, SspV2, whole genome shotgun sequence, a single genomic window includes:
- the LOC121769883 gene encoding 60S acidic ribosomal protein P3-like, whose protein sequence is MGVFTFVCRESGSDWSAKQLNGDLEATGDCAFTLQRNLVQAALSAASGAVQSSFSYVTPKSAVFQVIVGGGGGGAFVGGGGAAAAASGGGGAAAAEEPAAAKEEEKDESDDDIGMSLFDD, encoded by the exons ATGGGTGTTTTCACGTTTGTTTGCAGAGAATCCGGTTCCGATTGGTCGGCGAAACAACTCAATGGAGATCTTGAGGCTACCGGTGACTGTGCCTTTACTCTCCAGCGCAACCTCGTTCAGGCCGCTCTCTCCGCCGCCTCTGGCGCCGTACAATCCTCCTTCTCCTACGTCACTCCTAAATCTGCCGTCTTTCAG GTGATTGTTGGAGGCGGAGGTGGTGGCGCCTTTGTTGGAGGTGGTGGTGCTGCGGCTGCGGcctctggtggtggtggtgctgcGGCTGCTGAGGAACCTGCAGCTGCGAAGGAGGAAGAGAAGGATGAAAGTGATGACGACATTGGAATGTCACTCTTTGACGATTAG